The Geodermatophilaceae bacterium NBWT11 genome has a segment encoding these proteins:
- a CDS encoding ABC transporter ATP-binding protein: protein MRGKRATYDEFWALRNVSFEIPTGSTFGLIGENGSGKSTLLKCIARILEPDTGGVKVNGTMAALLELGSGFHPEMSGRENVYLNGSILGMKKAEIDRKFDTIVDFAGIDTFIDQPVKNYSSGMYVRLGFSVAINIDPDVLLVDEVLAVGDAMFQEKCMEKFAEFRRAGKTVVIVSHAMGSMRSLCDNVAWLKHGELVEVGDSNDVVDTYVDEGHVERVELSDGSSRWGSGEGQLTKIEMLDGEGSATTRFYPGDPVTFRLHFDTTKPIERPVFGLAMETIEGLYVWAHHSRDGNMVPDRIDGPGSVDLVVPALPLQAGAYDLNASIVDYTTTHTFDFRRSCYRFDVLNRTPHESGGVAVLGGQWGNLTTSDPTPRVTTTTE from the coding sequence ATGCGGGGCAAGCGGGCCACCTACGACGAGTTCTGGGCGCTGCGCAACGTCTCCTTCGAGATCCCGACCGGATCGACCTTCGGTCTCATCGGGGAGAACGGGTCGGGCAAGTCGACCCTGCTCAAGTGCATCGCCCGGATCCTCGAGCCCGACACCGGCGGGGTGAAGGTCAACGGCACGATGGCCGCGTTGCTCGAACTCGGTTCCGGGTTCCACCCTGAGATGTCGGGGCGGGAGAACGTGTACCTCAACGGCTCGATCCTCGGCATGAAGAAGGCCGAGATCGACCGGAAGTTCGACACGATCGTCGACTTCGCCGGCATCGACACGTTCATCGACCAGCCCGTCAAGAACTACTCCTCGGGCATGTACGTGCGCTTGGGCTTCTCCGTGGCCATCAACATCGATCCCGACGTGCTCCTGGTGGACGAGGTGCTCGCTGTCGGCGACGCCATGTTCCAGGAGAAGTGCATGGAGAAGTTCGCCGAGTTCCGGCGAGCCGGCAAGACCGTGGTCATCGTCAGCCACGCCATGGGCTCCATGCGATCCCTCTGCGACAACGTGGCCTGGCTCAAGCACGGTGAGCTCGTCGAGGTGGGCGACTCCAACGACGTGGTGGACACCTACGTCGACGAAGGGCACGTCGAACGGGTGGAGCTCTCCGACGGCAGTTCGAGGTGGGGCAGTGGCGAGGGCCAGCTGACGAAGATCGAGATGTTGGACGGTGAAGGCTCCGCGACCACCCGGTTCTACCCCGGCGACCCCGTGACGTTCCGGCTCCACTTCGACACGACGAAGCCGATCGAACGGCCCGTCTTCGGTCTGGCGATGGAGACGATCGAGGGTCTCTACGTCTGGGCTCACCACAGTCGCGACGGGAACATGGTCCCCGACCGGATCGACGGACCGGGGTCCGTGGACCTGGTGGTCCCCGCACTCCCCCTCCAGGCCGGCGCCTACGACCTGAACGCGTCCATCGTGGACTACACGACGACGCACACCTTCGACTTCCGGCGGTCGTGCTACCGCTTCGACGTCCTCAACCGCACGCCACACGAGTCCGGCGGTGTCGCCGTCCTGGGCGGGCAGTGGGGAAACCTCACCACGTCTGACCCGACGCCCCGCGTCACCACGACAACCGAGTGA
- a CDS encoding ABC transporter permease, protein MSALTDLRSSRDLLVNLTMREVKGKYKRTVLGQAWSLLNPVAVMATYAVVFAFVLRARPEAGDPSGLDVFALWLAAALLPWMFFNNVVVSGMNAVVGNANLIQKVYFPRETLVLSNSFSWLFTFCIEMIVLIVATLLFGGQPLLLVPVTAFLMILLVAFGTGIAFLLAVANVYFRDTQHFVTIFMQLWFYATPIVYPVSLVVDANPAIATVYRLNPMERFSEAFRNTVYDGRLPTLNTTIYLVVVSLVVLMIGYSVFRRRQGRLAEEL, encoded by the coding sequence GTGAGCGCGCTCACCGATCTCCGCTCGTCCCGCGACCTGTTGGTCAACCTCACGATGCGCGAGGTGAAGGGCAAGTACAAGCGGACCGTTCTGGGACAGGCCTGGTCCCTGCTCAACCCGGTGGCTGTCATGGCGACCTACGCCGTGGTGTTCGCCTTCGTCCTGCGGGCTCGGCCCGAGGCCGGAGACCCGTCGGGTCTGGACGTGTTCGCCCTGTGGCTGGCGGCCGCTCTGCTCCCCTGGATGTTCTTCAACAACGTCGTCGTGTCGGGCATGAACGCGGTGGTGGGGAACGCGAACCTCATCCAGAAGGTCTACTTCCCGCGCGAGACCCTGGTCCTCTCGAACTCGTTCTCCTGGCTCTTCACGTTCTGCATCGAGATGATCGTGCTCATCGTCGCGACGCTGCTCTTCGGTGGTCAGCCGCTGCTGCTGGTCCCCGTGACGGCCTTCTTGATGATCCTCCTCGTCGCCTTCGGCACCGGCATCGCGTTCCTGCTGGCCGTCGCGAACGTGTACTTCCGGGACACCCAGCACTTCGTGACGATCTTCATGCAGCTCTGGTTCTACGCCACGCCGATCGTCTACCCGGTGTCGCTCGTCGTCGACGCGAATCCCGCGATCGCGACGGTGTACCGGCTCAACCCCATGGAGCGGTTCAGTGAGGCCTTCCGCAACACCGTCTACGACGGGCGTCTGCCCACCCTCAACACGACCATCTACCTGGTCGTCGTCTCCCTCGTGGTCCTGATGATCGGCTACAGCGTCTTCCGGCGCCGCCAGGGACGACTGGCGGAGGAGCTGTGA
- a CDS encoding mannose-1-phosphate guanylyltransferase, with product MRHAVIMAGGSGTRLWPLSRAARPKQLLDVVAQDDGGAHSLLAEAFTRLQAVLPTEQIWVCTAARYGDMVRAALPELGADRLILEPVARDTANAVGLAAALVADVDPDAELAVVSADHVIRPVERFADALRTAYDCLAVRPRALVTLGITPTSPATGFGYVQKGASTEVAGAAEAASFREKPDRETAEQYLASGEYVWNSGMFVWRAQTVLDALAEHLPESAEGLRRIVASTDRATTVAEVFPTLPKISVDYAVLEPAAAEPGRVLVVDLDVDWLDVGSWPALAGTLDTDDAGNATRGLVVALDSSGNVVLSDDPDHLVALVGVRDSVVVHTADVTMVCPVGDAERVKQLLARAEERFPGRYS from the coding sequence GTGCGCCATGCAGTGATCATGGCCGGAGGCTCGGGCACCCGGCTCTGGCCGTTGTCCCGGGCCGCCCGCCCCAAGCAGCTCCTGGACGTCGTCGCCCAGGACGACGGCGGCGCGCACAGCCTGCTCGCCGAGGCATTCACCCGGCTGCAGGCCGTGTTGCCCACCGAGCAGATCTGGGTGTGCACCGCCGCCCGCTACGGCGACATGGTCCGGGCGGCGCTGCCCGAGCTCGGCGCGGACCGGCTGATCCTGGAGCCGGTGGCCCGGGACACCGCCAACGCGGTCGGGCTCGCTGCGGCCCTGGTCGCCGACGTCGATCCCGACGCCGAGCTGGCGGTGGTCTCCGCCGACCACGTCATCCGACCGGTCGAGCGGTTCGCCGACGCCCTCCGCACGGCCTACGACTGCCTCGCGGTCCGGCCCCGGGCGCTGGTCACGCTGGGCATCACACCGACGTCCCCGGCCACCGGCTTCGGCTACGTGCAGAAGGGTGCGTCGACCGAGGTCGCGGGTGCCGCCGAAGCCGCGTCCTTCCGGGAGAAGCCCGACCGGGAGACGGCCGAGCAGTACCTCGCGTCGGGGGAGTACGTGTGGAACTCCGGCATGTTCGTCTGGCGCGCCCAGACGGTGCTGGACGCCCTCGCCGAGCACCTGCCCGAGTCCGCCGAGGGGCTGCGGCGGATCGTGGCGTCCACCGATCGTGCGACCACGGTGGCCGAGGTCTTCCCGACCCTGCCGAAGATCAGCGTGGACTACGCGGTCCTGGAGCCGGCGGCGGCCGAGCCCGGCCGGGTGCTGGTCGTCGACCTGGACGTCGACTGGCTCGACGTCGGCTCCTGGCCGGCGTTGGCCGGCACCCTGGACACCGACGACGCCGGCAACGCGACCCGCGGTCTCGTGGTGGCCCTGGACAGCAGCGGGAACGTCGTCCTGTCCGACGACCCGGACCACCTCGTCGCCCTCGTGGGGGTCCGGGACAGCGTCGTCGTGCACACCGCGGACGTCACCATGGTCTGCCCGGTCGGGGACGCCGAACGGGTCAAGCAGCTGCTCGCCAGGGCCGAGGAGCGCTTCCCCGGTCGCTACAGCTGA
- a CDS encoding glycosyltransferase family 2 protein — protein MSRLARVVVVTFSPGEVLEGLLDSLAGTSARGVEVVLADNGSVDGAPERAARERPEVRVLHTGGNVGYGSAVNAAMADVRTGWVLVANPDVRFLGDAVGEMLAAADRWPRAATVGPLIRTPEGEVYPSARDVPSMSTGIGHALLGFAWPRNPWTARYRREREAPRERPAGWLSGACLLVDAQAFHSVGGFDPAYFMYFEDVDLGDRLGAGGWRHVYAPSAEIVHEGGHSTKRVQGVMRRAHHVSALRFLSARHPGPSRAPLRLALRAGLAARLAASSLSERIDAGAAPAGRDDRSP, from the coding sequence ATGAGCCGCCTGGCGCGGGTCGTCGTCGTGACCTTCTCCCCGGGAGAGGTGCTCGAGGGACTGCTGGACTCCCTGGCAGGGACGTCAGCCCGCGGGGTCGAGGTCGTCCTCGCAGACAACGGCTCCGTGGACGGTGCCCCGGAGCGGGCGGCTCGTGAGCGTCCCGAGGTGCGGGTCCTCCACACCGGCGGCAACGTGGGGTACGGGTCCGCGGTCAACGCGGCGATGGCGGACGTCCGGACGGGCTGGGTGCTGGTCGCGAACCCCGACGTGCGTTTCCTGGGCGACGCCGTGGGCGAGATGCTGGCGGCGGCGGACCGCTGGCCCCGCGCCGCCACCGTCGGTCCGCTCATCCGGACCCCGGAGGGCGAGGTGTACCCCTCGGCCCGCGACGTCCCCTCCATGTCCACGGGCATCGGTCATGCCCTCCTGGGTTTCGCCTGGCCGCGGAACCCCTGGACGGCCCGCTACCGCCGCGAGCGGGAAGCCCCCCGGGAACGCCCCGCCGGGTGGTTGTCGGGGGCGTGCCTGCTGGTGGACGCTCAGGCGTTCCACTCGGTCGGTGGGTTCGACCCCGCGTACTTCATGTACTTCGAGGACGTCGACCTCGGGGACCGGCTGGGGGCCGGGGGGTGGCGGCACGTCTACGCGCCGTCGGCCGAGATCGTGCACGAGGGTGGTCATTCCACGAAGCGGGTGCAGGGTGTGATGCGCCGGGCGCACCACGTGAGCGCGCTGCGGTTCCTCTCGGCCCGGCACCCCGGGCCCAGTCGCGCACCTCTGCGCCTGGCACTGAGGGCAGGACTCGCTGCGAGGCTCGCGGCCAGTTCACTCAGTGAACGGATCGACGCTGGGGCTGCCCCGGCAGGGCGCGACGACCGCTCCCCGTGA
- a CDS encoding DNA-3-methyladenine glycosylase 2 family protein, with the protein MTTTVQTPREATWRPDWPLDVRRALSPHRRGHGDPTLQYTADGAAWRTTSTPVGPATVRITVHAGLVSAQAWGPGAEWAVDVVPRWLGADDRPEGFAAHLHPLVDRLHRSSPWLRIGSTGRVWDALLPGVLEQKVTGIEAHRTWKQLLQLAGEPAPGPAPAGMRVVPPAERVRAVTDWEWHRCGLDGARRRALLAVAGVASRLECDDHTDCEDLRRRLRSVPGIGVWTAAEVAQRAIGCPDQVSTGDYHLKNLVGWSLAGRKTDDAGMLELLEPWRGHRQRVVRLLGIGGTMPPKRGPRMAPTDYRRF; encoded by the coding sequence CTGACCACGACGGTCCAGACACCGCGCGAGGCGACCTGGCGGCCGGACTGGCCCCTGGACGTCCGTCGGGCGCTGTCCCCGCACCGGCGCGGTCACGGCGACCCCACGCTGCAGTACACGGCCGACGGGGCCGCCTGGCGGACGACGTCGACCCCGGTGGGACCGGCCACCGTGCGCATCACGGTGCACGCCGGTCTGGTCAGCGCCCAGGCGTGGGGCCCGGGTGCGGAGTGGGCGGTCGACGTCGTCCCCCGCTGGCTGGGGGCCGACGACCGGCCCGAGGGGTTCGCCGCTCACCTGCACCCGCTGGTCGACCGGTTGCACCGGAGCTCACCGTGGCTCCGGATCGGCAGCACGGGGCGGGTCTGGGACGCGTTGCTGCCCGGGGTGCTGGAGCAGAAGGTCACCGGCATCGAGGCGCACCGCACCTGGAAGCAGCTCCTGCAGCTCGCGGGGGAGCCGGCCCCCGGGCCGGCCCCGGCGGGGATGCGGGTCGTGCCCCCGGCCGAGCGGGTGCGGGCGGTCACCGACTGGGAGTGGCACCGCTGCGGTCTGGACGGCGCCCGGCGTCGTGCCCTCCTCGCGGTGGCGGGCGTCGCGTCCCGGTTGGAGTGCGACGACCACACCGACTGCGAGGACCTGCGGCGCCGGCTGCGGTCGGTCCCCGGCATCGGCGTGTGGACGGCGGCCGAGGTGGCCCAGCGGGCCATCGGCTGCCCCGACCAGGTCAGCACCGGCGACTACCACCTGAAGAACCTGGTGGGGTGGTCGCTGGCGGGCCGGAAGACCGACGACGCCGGCATGCTCGAGCTGCTGGAGCCCTGGCGGGGCCATCGCCAGCGGGTCGTGAGGCTGCTCGGGATCGGCGGGACGATGCCCCCCAAGCGCGGCCCGCGGATGGCCCCGACGGACTACCGGCGGTTCTGA
- a CDS encoding glycosyltransferase, producing MPQTFHPGDREAGVVSVVIVNYRGVEDTLTCIRGLAELDWAEDRLEIVVVDNASGDGSAETIRTQAPHVVLVASEENTGFAGGCNLGVRRSRGEYVALINSDARPDRRWLAEAVAVLKSETSVGAVASKVLDWAGEKVDYVGGGVNFQGQGYKLEAGRPDSDEWSTPRDVLFFTGSAAVLRVSAFADAGGFDEQFFMFYEDVDLGWRLNLLGHRVRYVPSSLVFHRHHASIEKFGSYRERYLLERNALLTLYKNLGEDGLHAALAPALMLAVHNAMLLGGEDPTALDLQRTTSGDREPAMSVDKLTMSAVHAIDYLATHLTSVEAQRREIQGSRLLADDAVPGLLAGMLQPASPFAEFGPVWRSAVDTFGLEGHFSVRRKIAVITADTLAPSMAGPAIRAFHIAEELAAEHDVRLASTTACSISPATVSASFVNESRLRLLVDWADIIVFQGFILQAAPWIADTDKILVVDIYDPIHLEQLEQTREDTYDQRELWVTATTNSLNRDLRRGDFFMCASEEQRHFWLGQLAGMNRLNPLNYDRDSSLHSLLSVVPFGMAAEDPVRTAPAIRGKVPGIGPDDKVILWAGGVYNWFDPVTLVKAVHRLSETRPDVKLYFMGMKHPNPHVPEMKVAWETRQTADELGMTGQHVFFNDTWVDYDQRQNYLLDADLGVSTHFQHVETTFSFRTRMLDYLWAGLPIVATEGDSFGRLIESEGLGLTVPERDVTALADALERVLYDQEFRSTSIENVQRVREQFRWRSALAPLVAFCRDAHRAADLQTQAHDRARLGVVVPAITGSIVRRNIAYARARRAEVGVGGMIKHGAVKAGRLARRGVQRV from the coding sequence GTGCCCCAGACGTTCCACCCGGGTGACCGGGAAGCCGGAGTCGTCTCCGTCGTCATCGTCAACTACCGAGGGGTCGAGGACACCCTCACGTGCATCCGCGGTCTGGCTGAGCTGGACTGGGCCGAGGACCGTCTGGAGATCGTCGTCGTCGACAACGCCTCCGGTGACGGCAGCGCCGAGACGATCCGGACCCAGGCGCCGCACGTGGTCCTGGTCGCCTCCGAGGAGAACACCGGTTTCGCCGGCGGTTGCAACCTCGGCGTGCGGCGTTCGCGGGGTGAGTACGTCGCGCTGATCAACAGCGACGCTCGTCCCGACCGCCGCTGGCTGGCCGAGGCGGTGGCCGTGCTGAAGAGCGAGACCTCGGTCGGGGCGGTCGCCTCCAAGGTCTTGGACTGGGCAGGCGAGAAGGTGGACTACGTCGGTGGGGGCGTCAACTTCCAGGGTCAGGGCTACAAGCTCGAGGCGGGCCGACCCGACAGCGACGAGTGGTCGACTCCCCGGGACGTCCTGTTCTTCACGGGTTCCGCCGCCGTGCTCCGGGTCTCCGCCTTCGCCGACGCCGGGGGGTTCGACGAGCAGTTCTTCATGTTCTACGAGGACGTGGACCTGGGTTGGCGTCTGAACCTGCTGGGCCACCGGGTGCGCTACGTACCGTCCTCCCTCGTCTTCCACCGCCACCACGCGTCCATCGAGAAGTTCGGCTCCTACCGCGAGCGGTACCTGCTCGAGCGGAACGCACTGCTGACGCTGTACAAGAACCTGGGCGAGGACGGTCTGCACGCGGCGCTGGCACCGGCGTTGATGCTCGCGGTCCACAACGCGATGCTGCTGGGCGGAGAAGACCCGACGGCGCTCGACCTGCAGCGGACGACGTCCGGTGACCGCGAGCCCGCCATGAGCGTCGACAAGCTCACCATGTCGGCCGTCCACGCCATCGACTACCTGGCCACGCACCTGACCTCGGTGGAGGCACAGCGTCGCGAGATCCAGGGCAGTCGGCTGCTCGCCGACGACGCCGTCCCCGGGCTCCTCGCCGGCATGCTCCAACCTGCCAGCCCGTTCGCGGAGTTCGGCCCGGTCTGGAGGTCCGCTGTCGACACGTTCGGCCTCGAGGGACACTTCTCGGTCCGGCGCAAGATCGCCGTCATCACCGCCGACACCCTCGCGCCCAGCATGGCGGGGCCCGCGATCCGCGCCTTCCACATCGCCGAGGAGCTGGCCGCCGAGCACGACGTCCGACTGGCCTCCACCACCGCGTGCTCGATCAGCCCCGCGACGGTCTCTGCGTCCTTCGTGAACGAGAGCAGGCTCCGCCTGCTGGTCGACTGGGCCGACATCATCGTCTTCCAGGGCTTCATCCTGCAGGCAGCTCCGTGGATCGCGGACACCGACAAGATCCTGGTGGTCGACATCTACGACCCGATCCACCTCGAGCAGCTCGAGCAGACGCGCGAGGACACCTACGACCAGCGCGAGCTGTGGGTCACCGCCACCACGAACTCGCTGAACCGGGACCTGCGCCGGGGCGACTTCTTCATGTGCGCCAGTGAGGAGCAGCGCCACTTCTGGCTCGGCCAGCTCGCGGGCATGAACCGGCTGAACCCCCTGAACTACGACCGCGACTCCTCCCTGCACTCACTCCTGTCGGTCGTGCCCTTCGGCATGGCGGCCGAGGACCCGGTGCGCACCGCTCCCGCCATCCGCGGGAAGGTCCCGGGGATCGGTCCGGACGACAAGGTGATCCTGTGGGCCGGCGGCGTCTACAACTGGTTCGACCCGGTGACCCTCGTGAAGGCGGTCCACCGCCTCTCCGAGACGCGACCCGACGTGAAGCTCTACTTCATGGGGATGAAGCACCCCAACCCGCACGTGCCCGAGATGAAGGTCGCCTGGGAGACGAGGCAGACCGCGGACGAGCTGGGGATGACCGGGCAGCACGTCTTCTTCAACGACACGTGGGTGGACTACGACCAGCGGCAGAACTACCTCCTGGACGCCGATCTGGGCGTCTCCACCCACTTCCAGCACGTCGAGACGACGTTCTCCTTCCGCACCCGCATGCTGGACTACCTGTGGGCAGGGCTCCCCATCGTGGCGACCGAGGGCGACTCCTTCGGCCGTCTGATCGAGTCCGAGGGGCTGGGGCTCACCGTCCCCGAGCGCGACGTCACCGCCCTGGCCGATGCCCTCGAGCGGGTGCTCTACGACCAGGAGTTCCGGAGCACGTCCATCGAGAACGTCCAGCGGGTCCGCGAACAGTTCCGCTGGCGCAGTGCGCTGGCGCCGCTGGTCGCGTTCTGCCGTGACGCGCACCGCGCAGCGGACCTCCAGACCCAGGCCCACGACCGCGCCCGGCTGGGTGTCGTCGTGCCGGCCATCACCGGGAGCATCGTCCGTCGCAACATCGCCTACGCCCGCGCTCGCCGCGCAGAGGTCGGGGTCGGCGGGATGATCAAGCACGGGGCGGTCAAGGCCGGGCGGTTGGCTCGACGAGGCGTCCAGCGCGTCTGA
- a CDS encoding serine hydrolase: protein MRLRMVAVAATVAGLLFSSLAVVAAPVARAAPAYDLSTQMTVASDFAAGRGQVGISVLDRETGFVSENVWSHTRMRSASIVKLFVAESLLSRARTGQIALSAQDRALMDVMIRSSDDAAMSSLYSRFGGQGMVAEVARKYGLSEIGPPPTPSYWGMYQITAHDIMAFYRGMLAGGLVPEDRDHLVGLMRSATRNGTDGFDQFFGIPQAMPAESRGVKQGWMCCQEGQRRLHTSGVLGADNRFVVVVLSQVGSGTSYATAGQTLTGVVERLFPGGRVPPPASSRNPVGSLDEVSEVSSGVFRLRGWVFDPDVPQDPVRVDTYVDGVGASSRYAGDPRPDVGAAYPGVGSGHGWSIDVPVASGTHQVCSYWINVGAGTANTVVCATVTAAIDPIGHLDSATVTGMRTVAVAGWTADPDRPTTPTEAHVYVAGTGTALSAGGARADVARVFPRLGAGHGFSGTALSGGGGAASVCAFGINVAGSRGDNSVLGCVAVVLPQNVVGSLDTVSARGGRVSVTGWSVDSAAAAGVTRVDLYADDVAVGSVQAGLARPDLSSHFSDTGQTHGFAAEFAVSPGLHTVCAYGIPITAQSTYLQLGCQAVVV, encoded by the coding sequence GTGCGGCTGAGGATGGTCGCCGTCGCGGCGACCGTGGCCGGACTCCTGTTCTCCAGCCTGGCCGTCGTCGCGGCTCCCGTGGCCCGGGCCGCACCCGCCTACGACCTCTCCACGCAGATGACGGTGGCGTCGGACTTCGCGGCGGGGCGGGGCCAGGTCGGCATCTCGGTGCTCGACCGGGAGACGGGCTTCGTCAGCGAGAACGTCTGGTCCCACACCCGTATGCGATCGGCGTCCATCGTCAAGCTCTTCGTCGCCGAGAGTCTCCTCAGCCGCGCCAGGACGGGCCAGATCGCACTGTCGGCGCAGGACCGGGCCCTGATGGACGTCATGATCCGCAGCTCCGACGACGCTGCGATGTCCAGCCTGTACAGCCGGTTCGGCGGGCAGGGCATGGTGGCCGAGGTGGCGCGCAAGTACGGCCTGTCCGAGATCGGGCCACCGCCGACCCCGAGCTACTGGGGCATGTACCAGATCACCGCGCACGACATCATGGCCTTCTACCGCGGCATGCTGGCCGGGGGACTGGTCCCGGAGGACAGGGACCACCTGGTGGGCCTGATGCGCAGCGCGACGCGCAACGGCACGGACGGCTTCGACCAGTTCTTCGGCATCCCGCAGGCCATGCCCGCCGAGAGCCGCGGCGTCAAGCAGGGCTGGATGTGCTGCCAAGAGGGCCAGCGGCGGCTGCACACGTCCGGGGTCCTCGGCGCGGACAACCGGTTCGTCGTCGTGGTCCTGTCGCAGGTGGGCTCCGGCACGTCCTACGCGACTGCCGGTCAGACCCTCACCGGAGTGGTCGAGCGGCTCTTCCCCGGAGGTCGTGTCCCCCCACCGGCGTCCAGCCGGAACCCGGTGGGCAGTCTGGACGAGGTCTCCGAGGTGTCCTCGGGGGTGTTCCGCCTGCGGGGGTGGGTGTTCGACCCGGACGTGCCCCAGGATCCCGTCCGGGTGGACACCTACGTCGACGGCGTGGGGGCCTCCTCCCGGTACGCCGGGGACCCGCGTCCGGACGTGGGGGCGGCGTACCCCGGGGTCGGCTCGGGACACGGTTGGTCGATCGACGTCCCCGTGGCCAGCGGTACGCACCAGGTCTGTTCCTACTGGATCAACGTGGGTGCGGGGACGGCGAACACCGTGGTCTGCGCGACGGTGACGGCAGCGATCGACCCGATCGGTCACCTCGACTCGGCCACGGTCACGGGGATGCGGACGGTGGCGGTCGCGGGCTGGACCGCCGATCCCGACCGCCCCACGACTCCGACGGAGGCGCACGTCTACGTCGCCGGGACGGGCACGGCGCTCAGCGCCGGGGGTGCGCGGGCCGACGTCGCCAGGGTCTTCCCCCGGTTGGGTGCGGGGCACGGCTTCTCGGGGACGGCTCTCAGCGGAGGTGGGGGGGCGGCGTCCGTCTGTGCCTTCGGCATCAACGTGGCCGGGAGCCGCGGTGACAACAGCGTCCTGGGCTGCGTGGCCGTGGTCCTGCCCCAGAACGTCGTCGGCAGTCTGGACACCGTGAGTGCCCGGGGTGGACGCGTCTCCGTCACGGGTTGGTCCGTCGACTCGGCAGCTGCGGCGGGGGTGACCCGGGTGGACCTGTACGCCGACGACGTGGCGGTGGGTTCGGTGCAGGCTGGTCTGGCCAGGCCGGACCTGTCGTCGCACTTCTCCGACACCGGTCAGACGCACGGCTTCGCCGCCGAGTTCGCCGTGTCTCCGGGGCTGCACACCGTCTGCGCTTACGGCATACCGATCACCGCGCAGAGCACCTACCTGCAGCTCGGGTGTCAGGCTGTGGTGGTCTGA
- a CDS encoding SDR family NAD(P)-dependent oxidoreductase, translated as MKNLDVAAVVTGGASGLGEATTRALTAEGVAVTILDLQEDRGQALAAELGGHTTFVRTDVTDEASVQAAIADATGKDRPLRIAVNCAGIAWAQRTVGRDGTAHPLDVFSKTVMVNLVGTFNVLRLAAAAMATTEPDEDGERGVIVNTASIAAYDGQIGQIAYAASKGGVVGMTLPAARDLSGVGIRVCTIAPGLVDTPMVAGLSEEARASLSAGIPFPKRLARPSDYAELALDVVRHGYLNGEVIRMDGALRMAPR; from the coding sequence ATGAAGAACCTCGACGTCGCAGCAGTCGTGACCGGCGGGGCCTCCGGCCTCGGGGAGGCCACCACCCGGGCCCTGACGGCCGAGGGCGTGGCCGTGACGATCCTGGACCTGCAGGAGGACCGCGGGCAGGCCCTGGCCGCGGAGCTCGGCGGGCACACCACGTTCGTCCGCACCGACGTGACCGACGAGGCGTCGGTCCAGGCTGCGATCGCCGACGCCACCGGCAAGGACCGTCCGCTGCGGATCGCGGTGAACTGCGCCGGCATCGCCTGGGCGCAGCGCACCGTCGGCCGCGACGGCACCGCGCACCCGTTGGACGTGTTCAGCAAGACCGTGATGGTCAACCTGGTCGGCACGTTCAACGTGCTCCGGCTGGCCGCGGCGGCGATGGCGACCACCGAGCCCGACGAGGACGGCGAGCGCGGCGTGATCGTCAACACCGCCTCGATCGCGGCCTACGACGGCCAGATCGGCCAGATCGCCTACGCCGCGTCCAAGGGCGGCGTCGTCGGCATGACCCTGCCGGCTGCGCGCGACCTGTCCGGCGTCGGCATCCGGGTGTGCACCATCGCCCCCGGGCTGGTGGACACCCCGATGGTCGCCGGGCTGTCGGAGGAGGCGCGGGCCAGCCTGTCCGCGGGCATACCCTTCCCCAAGCGGCTGGCCCGTCCGTCGGACTACGCCGAGCTGGCGCTGGACGTCGTGCGGCACGGCTACCTCAACGGCGAGGTCATCCGGATGGACGGCGCCCTGCGGATGGCGCCGCGCTGA